One genomic window of Candidatus Nanoarchaeia archaeon includes the following:
- a CDS encoding RNA repair domain-containing protein, whose translation MSSIYQLRESDKHFLWSLLGATGIIFFWRGIWEGFGALPILEEPFVSLFIGLAILTFSGIILKEFDPLGGLEQGTLKILNSVQAHPQRNEFRIRYLDKVRKKEIEFKAAQIRRIEKNIIHIHERGKEIFIPIHRVRAIHRNGKRVWRF comes from the coding sequence GTGAGTAGTATCTATCAGTTGCGTGAGTCAGACAAGCATTTTCTCTGGTCACTTCTTGGAGCGACAGGAATCATCTTCTTCTGGCGTGGGATATGGGAAGGGTTTGGAGCGTTGCCTATACTTGAAGAGCCTTTTGTCAGCCTGTTTATTGGCTTGGCGATACTTACGTTCTCAGGGATTATCCTCAAGGAGTTTGATCCTTTGGGAGGATTGGAGCAGGGCACTCTGAAGATTCTCAATTCTGTTCAGGCGCATCCGCAAAGGAACGAGTTCAGGATCAGGTATCTGGATAAGGTGAGAAAAAAGGAGATAGAGTTCAAGGCAGCCCAGATACGGCGCATCGAGAAGAATATCATCCATATCCATGAGCGTGGCAAGGAGATTTTTATTCCTATCCACAGGGTGAGAGCGATACATAGAAACGGGAAGAGGGTGTGGAGATTTTAG